The DNA window GCGAACCAGCGTGAGGGCCGAGCCGGGCCTGACGGCGCGGAGGGAGCggcggccccccccggcccagcGCGGCCCCCACCCCGTCCCAGCGcggcccccccccccggcccagcgcggcccccccccggcccagcgcggccccccccccggcccagcgcagccccccccggcccagcgcggccccccccggcccagcgcgggccccccccggcccagcggccccccccggcccagcgcggcccccccccccggcccagcgcggcccccccccccggcccagcGCGGTCCCCCCCCGGCCCAGCGCGGCCCCCGGCGGCGCTGAGAACGGGACGTATTTGAGCAAAAGCACTTGGAAAAGCTGAGCCCGGTGTGGGAAGCCCTGCAGTCCAAGGGCGAACACCAACACAAAGCCCCGAGCACTGTTACCGCGTAAGCACTTCATTAATCACAAGGAGGTGATTGCCCCCAAAGATGCCTGCGCTGGTACAAACCgcgggagctgcagccctgggcatgTGCTCCAGACCTGCCAGTGGCTcgttttgggttgttttggggtttttttggcagggTGGAAACCAGAATCTGGGGGGTTGAGTGCAGACCCCACAGCCGGAGGAgacggccccgccgccccctgcCCACCGCAGGGCTGTCTGAGCCGTTCCCTGGAGCAAACGGGAGGGTCTCTGCCCTGTGCGCTGTCACCTCCGGGCTCTGTGTGGGTCCCCACGTGCCCCCATCCCGAGCCAGCCACGTTGCCCATGTCCGCTCACGGGTCCCACGCTGCTGGGCTAGTTGTTGGGCTCCGTGGCCACGGTGTCTGCATCTGGAGATGGCGGCGTGCTGCTGCTCGTGCCACTGCTCACGTTTTCCTTGCTGCTGTTCCTCGCAGAGTCACTGTCTTTATCCTCCACTTTCTGCTTGAGTTTGAGGGAGGAACCTCTGCGGGAGAGGAGGGGTTGGTAGCCAGCAAAGCCTCCTGCGGTCACGTTCGTGCGCTTCTCTGGGGACGGACAGAAGAGGATTGCTCGGCTGGGTCCAAACTGACCTCTCAGCTCAGGAAAAGGGTTTCAAGAAGGCAGGGGGGTGATGGCCACTCTCCTACCTCCCGGCCCGATGGGGTGCATCAGCCGGTTCATCTGGACGTTCCAGTGCTTGACGTTGGTGCTGGCCTGTCGCAGCTTCTGCTGAGCTGCCtaggaggggatggaggggtgAGCCAGCTGTCCCACAACCCCCAAcccaggggtgcaggcaggagttTCCCTTCCCTGGCTAAGCCTGGGCTAGGGGTTCCCTCTGTGCTGGAGCCCCAGCTCACCCCGgtctgctgctcctccagcctccccccTCCACACAGTCCCACTGTCGACACTGCTCTGGacaccagccctgtccccaggcaggacatgcttgtcccccccagccccaaaccaGCCCGTGCCCACGCGGGGCACAGCTCAGACCCCCCAACGGCACCAGCTCAGCTGCCAGAGCCACGGGGGTGACGCGGGGATGGCTGGGAggtccctggggctcctggcCTGAGGGATGTGGCACCGATGTGACGCTCACCATGACGTCCTGGTCCACCCTCTGCCTGTTGACCCTGacttcttccagctgcttttgTGCCTCCTCCAGACACTTGTTCTTGTTCTCCATCTCCTGCTTGAGCACTTGCTTCTCCCGCTGAGTTCTGATGATATATTCCTCTTGCTCCTCCTTCAGCTTCATCAGCTGCTTCagcttctcctcttcctcagccaGTAGCCTGTCAGCAAAGAGCAAGAGGTGAGGATCTCCCTCTGCCGCCTCACCCTccagtgtcccctgtccctgccacGCATCGGGATGTCACCAGCACACCCCGGCACCCACCTGGCCTGTGCGTATCTCACAGCCTCCTCATCCTGCCGTGCCTtcacctcctgctgcagggcctcctgcagccgctgctgcatctcctccagctccaggatGCGCTTGCGCTGCCGCTCGGCCTCGGCCTCCTTCAGCACCATCTCCGCCTGCATGGAGGCGCGGGCCTGCGGCAGGGAGCAGCCGTCACTGCGGGCGGCCGGCAGAgccaccactgtccccagggccccctTCCCTGGCTGGATGGGACCAGACATCCCCCATGCCAGGGAGACCCCGTGGAAGGCCATCTGTCACCCTGCTCAGGGACACACAGGAGCCAGCACTGGCCGCAGGGTCAGAAAGGGGCTCCCTGGCCACCCTGGTGCTCCCCTGTCACCTGCCCCAGCTCCAAACCCCCGGGGCAGGTTGTCCCTGGCTCCTGCTCTTGGTATGTCATGCATGGCGGCACTGACCCCTCCGTCCCTCATTCCCAGAGTGCCAAGGTGTCTGGTGGCAGCAGCATCACCGCAACATGCTCCTGGAGCTTCTGCAACTCTTGGGCTActgcgggcaggggcaggggagggacACGGCCACCCGCCGAGCACCAGACACGCTGTGGGGATGCTCCCACCTGCTCGGCCTCCCGCAGCTGGATCTCCAGTGTCCTCTGCATCTCCTCatgctgccgccgccgccgctgctcctcctcctgcagcagcacctctgcctgccGCTGGGcctccttcagcagctccagctcctgcagcttccgctccttctcctcctgcagctgcttcagCCGCTGTGTCTCCTCCTCCTTGGCTGCCTTGcgctgctcccgctgctcccgctgctcccGCCGCTTCTGCTTCAGGTCCTTGTGCAGGGACCTCTTGCCTTCCGCCTGCAGCCGGATGGCCATCTGGATGGCTGGAGAGGGACAGGACGGTCAGCAGGGAcaccgggggacacggggggacacacagggacTGGGGAGGGGGCGCGGGGTGGCACAGACCCAAGGTCCATTCCTGGCGCTGCCGGGTGTCGGAGGCACTCATCTCGTAGGTGCGGGAGGACGTCTTCACGCAGAACATGCACCTCTTCCCGTCCCGGTCGGGCAGCACCTGCAAGGAGGGGACACAGGATGGCGTCACCCCCCCATACCCCACCTTGTCCCTGTTTTCTCCAGCCGTGGGACTGGCTCTCCCACGTTCAGGGCTGTACCTCCACACAGCAGTGCTTGTCCAACACAATGCtccccttcttctccttccGCTCCTCACTCACATAATAGGACAGGACACTGGGCTTCAGCGTGAACCAGCGCTCCGACCAGTTCCTCCTTAGCTGGCCCTTCTTCCAGAGGTAGCCCTGTGCCACAGAGACACGGACTCAAAaacagggcagggacaggatgGGGTTTATGCCCAGGACACAGGGGCTCCTTGCCTGTTTGAGCACATCCTCGATGACCTCCTGGTACACCTCCTCCACGGCCATGCTGACGGCCTCCGGCTCGATGCCTCGCAGGAACCGCCCCGAGTTCACCATGTCCAGGAACTGCCAGACCGTCAGCCCGCCctggccctgcggctcctgGGACAGCTGGTCCTCCAGCTCGCAGGGGTTCAGCTCCACGTTCATGGCCGTGCAGATCTTCTTCAGCAGGTACTCCACCTGTGGGCACAGGGAGCTCAGCCATGGGGGAGACATGGGGGACATCCCCACCCCCTGCTTTGGAGAGCCGGCGCCCACATCTCTGCccagctgggggtgcaggacccTTATCCCCGCGGTATCTCCCCAGCCATGGGTGGTGGCCAAGGCCAAGGTGTTCCGGGCAGGCTTGGGAGATTAACATTGAGTTAGAGCTTGGCCACTGCTGggagatttttccttttaaacacaAGACTCCGAATATTTTTGGCTTGTTTGTCTGCAGAGTGAGAAGAATCTGCAGAAGCCAAGTGCCTGAGAACGGCCCAGCGCTGCCATCCCCACCCAGCCCGCGGGCAGGCGCCTCAGGCCCCAGCCCGACTGGCACCGCTCTCCTGCCAGGTGGGACGAGAAGGGAGCCGGGAGACAGACCCCTGTGGAGGAGAGGAGCGTCGTTTTGAaactgcaaatttttttttttttcaagctcaGCCCTGTAGGCAGAAAGACGATTCGGTTTGTCACGGTTTGGGGAACAGGAAGCTCCTCTCCCGGGCAGCAGGAAGTGTGGTTGCCCTCCTACATCTGCGCAGCGCTGCACTTCTTGTCTTTTTGgcacccccccttttttttttggcttttccgCTGATCTCAGGAGGTTGATGGTGTAGAAGCAGATAGCAGCTGCTTGCCCAGCTGAGCTCCTCCTGCTGAGGCTGCTCTTGGCTTCTGAGCTTGTCCCTCCTTCCCACATCTCCCACCTTCTCATGGGGTTTGATCGACCCCCAGAGAAGGGAGAATCTTCCCTTGCAAATGCCGGGTGGAATTTGGAGATTACTGTCAGCAGCTTTGCACAGCCGGTACCTGGTTCTTAACCCTctgggtgctgggcaggagcgAGCACCTGGTGGCAGTGAGCACGGACAGGGACAGACGGATAAGCGGGTCTGCTCTGCCGCTGCGTGGTGGCCTGCGCTGTAAGACAGCCCAAAAGACACAGAcctccccagcctggcagcgATTTCACAGGAGCAACCTCCCCTTGCACCAGGTTTTTAAGGGTTTCTCATCATCTTTCTCCTCCACGAAAATCAGGAGTCCTCCTCCAAGCCCATGCTCAACTCAAGCCCTGGGTGAGACAGACGGGCTTTGGGCAGGGACCAGCCCaggcggagcggagcggcggaTGCTCCCGGGCTGGGGCTCTGAGAACTGGCACATTCATTTCACAGCAGGCAAAGTGCTTGCTGGCATAGGCTTGACCCATGGAGAGCACTATGGGCCAGCCCTCGCTCCCTCCTCCCAGACACCCGTATGAGAGAGGTTTCAGCACTTTGAGGgttctcccagctgctcccagttACCCAGGCATGgcgaggctgcccagggcaggcagcCCTCTCCTCCCACTCTGCCCTGGAGTTCCACATCTTGCAGGACGTGGTGGGACATGCCAGGAAGCGATAGCGGGATGTGTCACCCCAAACTGGGCTCTGCCAGCATGCAGAGCCCGGGTGGACGGGAGCGGAGAGCAGCAGGTCCTACCTCATCTGGCACCATGACGAGAGGGTACTTGTCTTCAGAGAGAAAGTTGAAGAGACACCAGAGCTTGAAGGCATCTTGGTGGGACACAACACTATTCCCGTTCCGGTCAGGCTTGTAATTCTTCTTGGCCGTCAGGGTCCAGCAGAGCTCATCAAAGTTTTCTTTGACAAAAGCACCTTCCTCCACCTGCGGGCAGGAGCAGGTGGGTGAGCACAGAGCTGCACTGACCCATGGTGCCAGGACGTGTTCCCAGCACAGGTCCCCTGATACCAGCAAGATGTGCCAGACAGTAGAGATGACACTACGGGCCCGCTGCAGTGTCTGGGCATGGTGGCACGGCCACGGCGGCTCAGCCACCGCCTGCCGGGCCTTGGAACACCAGCAGAACCCCCGGGGCAGCGCACACAGCACCTGGTGCTctcccagccccctccccaatGCCTCTGTGACTTTGGGTCGCTCTCGTTATCCCGTTTGTCCAGGGAAGTGCTGGCCCACGGGCAGGTGGAAGCAGGAATGACGCCTCCATCAGCCTTGGCTCCTCTGCCCGTCCACAGGCTCCTGCGACCGCCTGCCCGGCACCGTGACCTGCTTCGTGTGGCGATTCTGGTGTGGCTGCAGTGAGCTGTGACACGGACCAAAGGAGCCTGGCCACGTCTGGCCGCTCCAGCCCGTTGGTGTGAGCCACGTGCTGCCAGCACAAGGACAAACCGCAGCCtgcagtggcagagctggagaaaaacCTTCGGGCGGCGGAAAGCTGAAAGCCCCTCTTACCAGGAAAACCCACTTCCCCTTCTGGGATTTTATTACCCATGGGTTTAAAGGTCACATCGCAAAAAGCCACATGGGAAACAGGAAGGATTttggctgctctgtgctggagattgagctgggctgagcctgGGCAGAGGGCGCTGGGAAAGGTGCCGCAGAGCGGATCCTGCAGCCCAGACCAGCATCTCCGGACTGGGCTGGGCAGCTCCTGAGCAGCTGAGGGCAAGGCAGAGACCAGCGCGGGGACCGGCACGGGGACCAGCAGGGAGCACCACACACCGGGGAGGGCAGCGCTCAGCCCAGGGAGGTGCAGGGCAGGGTTACTGCCCCTTCCTCTGAGCACACAGTGGAAGAAAATTGTCactcatttttcctctcctcacaTGCCTGGAGGAAACGAACACCCAGCCGCAAAGTCTCACTGCACCAAACAAAGGTGCCTTTGAACCACGcggaaaaaaggaagaaatccccagcccaccccaacctctgctcctgccccggCACCTCGTCGTCCTCTTTGCCAAGGGAGGTCACACCTCAGGTTTGAACAgggtggagaggaaaaaaaggctgattTCTCACTTTAGGAAACACTGTCAGAGCTGCATCTCCATCCAGAGCCTTTCTGGAAAGAACTGACTTCATCCTTGCCAAGGAGACGTTGGGTATTAAACATTTCTTACTCATTTTGGCGTTTACCTGAGcactccccagctccctgcatcCTTTTTGCGCCCATGGGATCTCCCggagcagagggaagcagaGCCGTGGGGCTCCCGGGGGTGCAGGACAGCGCAGGGAccgcagtgtccccaggggctcaCCTTGTCCAGGATGTACTTGTTGAGGTACGGCATGTAGCCCTGGCTGGACACTGGCCCGTCGTCATCGTCGCGGAAATGCTCCTCCAGCGCCACGGGGTCATGGGGGATGCGCAGCACCGTGTACAGGTTGTGGGACAGCACCTGCCCAAGCGGGAGGGACAGGACACGGTGAACAACCCCCAGTGTGGCCCCAGCCCTGACACCACCCCCAGGGACTGTGACctgcccagcatcccccccacACCCGCAGCGAGGCACCATCTGGGTTTGGCAGAGGGACAGGCAAATATTCCcaaatattaatttagaaaCGGGCAAAAATTGAGGATTTTTCcacatgcatttcttttcattctcgGCAtatggggaattttttttttttaatatggccGTTTCAAACATAACAAACAGGACGTGCTTTGATCTAGCAAAGCTGATAAGCCACCCCAAGCCACGCTGCTGGCAGCTGTCCTTTGCGATTTCTTGAAAACGCCTGGCCTAGCAGCGGCTGCTTTCTGCCAGTGGGGCACAGAAAGGCACAAAGATGAAAATAAGATTAACAAGAAACTAAGAAAAGGTTTTGTCTGGAGCAGAAGCAGACAAGGGTGATCTGAAGACACACCATCTCCAGAAGCAGCCTGCGAACATCACCAACCAGCCCCTTTATGTTCAGATCCCCCAAAACAAAGGACGTTTTGAAGCTCCCACATCTCCCACACGCTGGGGAACGCACAGAGCGGTCAGGCAGCAGCCGGAGCCGGGACACGGCTGTGTGAGCACCCCCGGCACCGCGGCTCAGCGCCGGGCAGGCACTTGGCTCCTTGTTTTACCTCCCCGCAAGCAGGAGATGGTTAAATGAGCACCCAAACCAGTGCTGTCCCATCGCGCCGGggtttgcagggacagctccagggaTTCAAGAACAGGGGGAGATGGTGTGTGGATGCAGGTGGTGgggcagcatccctgctcctctccgTCCACAGCTGGAAATCTCCCAGCTGGAGAGAAGCCGCCCGAGGCCacggcagctgctgctgctggagatggtTCTTGTTCAACCAGATTTTCTTTCTCGTTTTCAGCCCCTGGACCGATTTTATCAGCAGGACTCCACCCTGTGCTCAAACACCGCGCAGGCTGCAGCCCTGAGTGCTGGTCCGTGTAGGGGTGGGGGGATTGAAACACCCAGGGCATCCTCCAGGATGGGCACAGATCCGTTGGGATGGATTGACAGTTTGGGAATTGCATCCCGTCCCCCCTTTCCAATATGGGGCCTCGTCCCCATCCCTCACACCTCCTCTGGCAGCACCCCGAGTCCTTGGAGGTCTGTGTGTGCCCCAGCCGGCACCCCGCGCCCCTCCATCGGGCACCCGCAAAACACAGCCCTATGAAATGGAAATGGGGCaggtggggagcagagccccagccccacagagagaggagagggggaaTCCCCCCGGCTCTGAAACAGGGATAGGAGGGGAGAACAATgcggggagaagggaagggatgctCTGAGTGCAGTTTGGCGAGGCAACTTTTCCCCTGCGGTGTGCAGGGGACAgaagggggatgtggggggaacAGGGGTCTACCCGACCCCCAAGCATCCCAGATCCCTCTGAGCAGCAGCCCCAACactgttctccaccctcccccagcccccgtCACCCCTGCGGCCGCTGCTGACGCCAGCCAGAGCTGGGGGTGGAATATTTGAGGTGGCTGGAGAATGGCCGCCCCTCTTCTCCTCCCCGTGGGAGACGCTGGGGGTGATGCCAGCACTGGGGTGACCTTTCGGCTGGAGCCTCGTTCCCCATGTCACACACAAACCCGCTGGCCCTGGCCAGGGGAGCAGGGGGACCAgggctcctgctcctctgcctccGGACCAGGCAGCCCTGGGGTCCACGCTCTGCTCAGAActgctcctctgagcagggagaggagcagaggcGACGAAAAGCACCAGGATGGGGGTCAGTGGCTCCCACCCTCCTGTCCCGGCCACCCTGCGGGGCTCGTCCTGCGGGAGCCACATCCCAGGAGCGTCCGTGGGGCCGGGGAGCagcccccacagcccagcccgggGGACGTGGCTGCACGGAGAGGGTAACGCTCGtccacaggcagggctggcatgTGCCTCGCTGGGAACAGAACCACCCGACATCTCTTGACATGTAGCACTCAACCACAAGACTCCTTCCTTCCTGTGCAGATACGCACTTACACGTACATACGCACACGCCTGCTCGCACAGGAGCGTCCACGCAAAGAGCTCAACTGCCGAACCCAATGGCTTCTCAGAGCTCTGCCATGGCACACTAAACACCACTGAGTTCACTGTGCCCCTGGCAAGAGCGCGGTCAGAGCAGCGAAGCACCCGGCTCCTTGGGCTGGCAGCGCTTTGTTGGTGTAAATGCCGTGAACACCAGTGCTTCTCCCAGCCTGTTCAAACCCCCTTGCAGCAACGTGCCTGGGCGAGGGAGCAGAGCACAGCCGCTCGCGCAGCCCGAGGGGTTTGCGGAGGCCACGGCGGCCTCACTGCTCCAACCTGCGagacccagagctgctgctgcaccgaACCCACCAGCACTGGCTCGTGCAGGTGGGGGCAAACCTGAGCCAGTGTTTGGCAGCGATGGAAGTGAGCTTTCCCCAGCCCTGAGGCTGGTGGAAAGTTATCTGTAGCTGAGCTTTGCCATCCCATCTCAGCGCTGAAGGCGGATGGAAAAACAGTGAAGgatatatctttttttcccttctgaaatgTCACCCTGGGCAAAGCCCCCGCAGAGGCGCCATCCCCAGCGTCCCCACAACCCCTGCACGAGGGtttgcagctccccagccccctGCACAGACTTTCTAGGAAATGCCATTAAAACGCGGGTCTGTGTGGCCTCAGCATCGTGGCCGCAGATGCGGCTCTCTGGGGACACGTGCTCCCAGCAGCGCTGTGCACAGCCGCGCTGGGCTCCGGACCCAGGGGCAGGGACGTTGTGAGGGAGCACAGCA is part of the Caloenas nicobarica isolate bCalNic1 chromosome 21, bCalNic1.hap1, whole genome shotgun sequence genome and encodes:
- the DEF6 gene encoding differentially expressed in FDCP 6 homolog gives rise to the protein MDLRAELLKSIWYAFTALDVEKSGKVSKSQLKVLSHNLYTVLRIPHDPVALEEHFRDDDDGPVSSQGYMPYLNKYILDKVEEGAFVKENFDELCWTLTAKKNYKPDRNGNSVVSHQDAFKLWCLFNFLSEDKYPLVMVPDEVEYLLKKICTAMNVELNPCELEDQLSQEPQGQGGLTVWQFLDMVNSGRFLRGIEPEAVSMAVEEVYQEVIEDVLKQGYLWKKGQLRRNWSERWFTLKPSVLSYYVSEERKEKKGSIVLDKHCCVEVLPDRDGKRCMFCVKTSSRTYEMSASDTRQRQEWTLAIQMAIRLQAEGKRSLHKDLKQKRREQREQREQRKAAKEEETQRLKQLQEEKERKLQELELLKEAQRQAEVLLQEEEQRRRRQHEEMQRTLEIQLREAEQARASMQAEMVLKEAEAERQRKRILELEEMQQRLQEALQQEVKARQDEEAVRYAQARLLAEEEEKLKQLMKLKEEQEEYIIRTQREKQVLKQEMENKNKCLEEAQKQLEEVRVNRQRVDQDVMAAQQKLRQASTNVKHWNVQMNRLMHPIGPGEKRTNVTAGGFAGYQPLLSRRGSSLKLKQKVEDKDSDSARNSSKENVSSGTSSSTPPSPDADTVATEPNN